One genomic segment of Clostridium estertheticum subsp. estertheticum includes these proteins:
- the iolG gene encoding inositol 2-dehydrogenase: MLKVGIIGAGRIGKVHGESISKYVKNAEIKSIADAYLNDDTREWAKSKGIHEIYTDYKKILEDPEIDAVLICSSTDTHSPISIEAIRAGKHVFCEKPIDHDLSRIKEVINELGKSKVKYQVGFNRRFDHNFMSVKNAVVAGKIGEPRILKITSRDPEAPSIDYVKVSGGMFLDMTIHDFDMVRYLLDSEVEEVYAAGGVLIDKAIGEAGDIDTAIITLKMKNGTLAVIDNSRQSAYGYDQRAEVFGSLGQVAVANDSTSTAVISNGAGVTGEKPLFFFLERYMRAYALEVTEFIDAIVNNTPTPVNAEDGLQAVLIGVAATKSLYENRPVKISEIKF; encoded by the coding sequence ATGTTAAAAGTTGGAATTATTGGTGCAGGAAGAATTGGAAAGGTACATGGAGAAAGTATATCAAAATATGTGAAAAATGCTGAAATAAAGTCAATTGCAGATGCATACCTAAACGATGATACAAGAGAATGGGCGAAAAGTAAAGGAATACATGAAATATATACTGACTATAAAAAAATACTAGAAGATCCAGAAATTGATGCAGTATTAATTTGCTCTTCAACAGATACACATTCTCCAATCTCAATAGAGGCAATAAGAGCAGGAAAACATGTTTTTTGTGAAAAACCAATTGATCATGATTTATCAAGAATAAAGGAAGTTATTAATGAATTAGGCAAATCCAAGGTTAAATATCAAGTAGGCTTTAATAGGAGATTTGACCATAATTTTATGTCAGTTAAGAATGCGGTTGTTGCCGGAAAAATTGGAGAACCTCGTATTTTGAAAATAACTTCAAGAGATCCTGAAGCACCTTCAATTGATTATGTAAAAGTTTCTGGTGGCATGTTTTTAGATATGACAATTCATGATTTTGATATGGTAAGATATCTTTTAGACAGTGAGGTTGAAGAGGTATATGCAGCTGGTGGGGTATTAATTGATAAGGCTATAGGTGAGGCTGGAGATATTGATACAGCAATTATAACATTAAAGATGAAAAATGGAACTTTAGCAGTTATTGATAACTCAAGGCAATCAGCTTATGGATATGATCAAAGGGCAGAAGTATTTGGATCATTAGGTCAAGTTGCAGTAGCAAATGACAGCACTTCAACAGCGGTAATATCAAATGGAGCTGGTGTTACAGGAGAAAAACCTCTATTCTTCTTCCTAGAAAGATATATGCGGGCTTATGCACTAGAAGTTACAGAATTTATTGATGCAATTGTAAATAATACGCCTACGCCTGTAAATGCAGAAGATGGTCTACAAGCTGTATTAATTGGTGTAGCTGCTACGAAATCATTATATGAGAACAGACCGGTTAAAATATCTGAAATTAAATTTTAA
- the iolE gene encoding myo-inosose-2 dehydratase — translation MLDSKKVKLGIAPIAWTNDDMPDLGKENTFDQCLSEAALAGFKGTEVGNKYPKDVNVLKKALELRGLEIASAWFSSFLTTKPYEETETEFVKHRDFLHDLGAKVIVVAEQGHSVQGQLETAVFDGKYYFNEEEWKLFGNGLNKLGKLANDKGMKLVYHHHMGTGVQTTEEIDKLMSITDENLVYLLFDSGHLVYSGEDHIAILKKYINRIKHVHLKDVRAEIVKKVKDEKLSFLNGVRLGAFTVPGDGSINFETIFKILAENNYEGWLLVEAEQDPAKANPFEYAVKARKYIKEKCGI, via the coding sequence ATGTTAGATAGTAAAAAAGTTAAATTAGGTATTGCTCCAATTGCATGGACAAATGACGATATGCCAGATTTAGGAAAGGAAAACACTTTTGATCAGTGCTTGAGTGAAGCTGCATTAGCAGGCTTTAAAGGAACTGAAGTAGGAAACAAATATCCAAAGGATGTTAACGTATTAAAAAAGGCTTTAGAACTTAGAGGACTTGAAATTGCAAGTGCTTGGTTTAGTTCATTTTTAACCACGAAACCCTATGAAGAAACTGAAACTGAATTTGTTAAGCATAGAGATTTTCTACATGATTTGGGAGCTAAGGTAATCGTTGTAGCTGAGCAAGGACATAGTGTACAAGGCCAATTAGAAACAGCTGTATTTGATGGGAAATACTATTTTAATGAGGAAGAATGGAAACTGTTTGGAAATGGATTAAACAAGCTAGGAAAGTTAGCTAATGATAAGGGAATGAAACTTGTTTATCATCATCATATGGGAACAGGAGTACAAACGACAGAAGAAATAGACAAACTTATGAGCATTACTGATGAAAATTTAGTTTACTTATTGTTTGATTCAGGTCATTTGGTATATTCAGGCGAAGATCATATAGCAATCCTTAAAAAGTATATAAATAGAATTAAGCATGTTCATTTAAAGGATGTTAGAGCAGAGATAGTCAAAAAAGTTAAAGATGAAAAGTTAAGTTTCCTAAATGGAGTTAGATTAGGAGCTTTTACAGTGCCAGGTGATGGAAGCATAAATTTTGAAACAATATTTAAGATCTTAGCAGAAAACAATTATGAGGGCTGGTTACTAGTGGAAGCAGAACAGGATCCAGCAAAGGCAAATCCATTTGAATACGCAGTTAAAGCTAGAAAATATATTAAGGAGAAATGTGGGATATAA
- a CDS encoding DeoR/GlpR family DNA-binding transcription regulator, producing the protein MKTNRIKEIEEYILSNESVSLDSLCDVFKISKNTIRRDINEIEKKGSIKKVYGGVTAVVKDLIPFEERNIKNNYKKIAIAKAACEFVKDGDVIFIDSGTTTLNMVDFLKNRNDITILTNNLNVIVSALPYPNLNVICTGGSLIRKTNSFEVINTLSIFKDYNISKTFMAATGISIANGATNSSPLEYKLKKVIVEKSNELYLLVDSTKFDVSALMTYCELSEINHLVTDKKPPEKYMEFFEKNKIDVIISE; encoded by the coding sequence ATGAAAACTAATAGGATAAAAGAAATCGAGGAATATATACTAAGCAATGAGTCAGTTAGTTTAGACTCATTATGTGATGTATTTAAAATTTCCAAAAACACAATCAGGCGAGATATAAATGAAATTGAAAAAAAGGGTAGCATAAAAAAAGTATATGGTGGAGTAACGGCTGTTGTTAAAGATTTAATACCATTCGAAGAGAGAAACATTAAAAACAACTATAAAAAAATAGCAATAGCTAAGGCTGCATGTGAATTTGTAAAGGATGGAGATGTTATATTCATTGATTCTGGTACAACAACACTTAATATGGTAGACTTCTTAAAAAATAGAAACGATATAACTATATTGACTAATAATTTGAATGTTATAGTAAGTGCGCTCCCTTATCCAAATTTAAATGTTATTTGTACGGGAGGTAGTCTAATAAGAAAAACAAATTCTTTTGAGGTCATTAATACCTTATCTATATTTAAAGATTATAATATAAGCAAAACATTTATGGCAGCCACAGGCATTTCTATAGCTAATGGAGCTACCAATTCTTCACCATTAGAATATAAGCTTAAAAAAGTGATAGTAGAAAAGAGCAATGAGTTATACTTACTAGTAGATTCTACTAAATTTGATGTTTCAGCACTTATGACATATTGTGAATTAAGCGAAATAAATCATCTTGTAACAGATAAAAAACCTCCTGAAAAATATATGGAATTCTTTGAAAAAAATAAGATTGATGTTATTATATCGGAATAA
- a CDS encoding sugar porter family MFS transporter, translating to MEFEQDPKKKKYFRRIATVSTFGGLLFGYDTGVINGSLSYMTRKDQLNLSTMTEGLVTSGLLFGAAIGAVVGGRLSDKYGRKAIIKLLAIVFVFATLGCSISPTASILIACRFILGLAVGGASVIVPTFLAEISPTEVRGSIVTRNEVMIVIGQLLAYILNAILGNVFNTPSIWRYMIVIATIPALILWVGMFTVPETPRWLAANGKISEALEVLRKIRTQHQADDEIKQISDIIEADKHLERATFKDLNIPWIRHLVLIGIGLAITQQIPGINIMMYYGTSILEKAGFGTQVALVANIGNGLMSVIAALVYMKFFSNKFGRRFLLLVGLTGTTLTMLAMTILTNTLAGSPVLPYAVLTLTIVFLAFFQGCLGPIVWLLLAEIFPLRIRGLGMGISVFFLWITNFFIGLLFPTMLSKLGLSGSFAVFVVLGVIGWTFVYNCVPETLGKSLEDLEKHFKSYKSKTQKSEINVN from the coding sequence ATGGAATTTGAACAAGATCCTAAGAAAAAAAAATATTTTAGAAGAATAGCTACTGTATCAACTTTTGGTGGACTTTTATTTGGTTATGATACGGGGGTAATTAATGGGTCACTGTCTTACATGACAAGAAAGGATCAATTAAATTTAAGCACTATGACGGAAGGACTTGTTACAAGTGGATTATTATTTGGTGCCGCTATAGGTGCAGTAGTTGGAGGCCGGTTATCTGATAAATACGGTAGAAAAGCAATAATTAAGCTTCTTGCTATAGTTTTTGTATTTGCAACACTAGGCTGCTCAATTTCACCTACTGCTTCAATTTTAATTGCTTGCAGATTTATATTAGGGCTAGCTGTAGGAGGGGCATCAGTTATTGTACCAACATTTTTAGCAGAAATATCTCCTACAGAAGTAAGGGGCAGTATTGTTACTCGAAATGAAGTTATGATTGTAATTGGACAATTATTAGCGTATATATTGAATGCAATTTTAGGAAATGTTTTCAATACTCCTAGTATTTGGAGATATATGATAGTTATTGCTACTATACCAGCACTTATTTTATGGGTTGGAATGTTTACAGTTCCTGAAACCCCAAGATGGTTAGCTGCTAACGGAAAAATATCCGAAGCATTGGAAGTTCTAAGGAAAATTCGTACTCAACACCAAGCAGATGATGAAATTAAACAAATATCAGATATTATTGAAGCTGATAAACATTTAGAACGTGCTACTTTTAAAGATTTAAATATTCCATGGATCCGACACCTTGTATTAATTGGAATTGGACTAGCCATTACACAACAAATTCCAGGAATTAATATAATGATGTATTATGGAACATCGATTTTAGAGAAAGCCGGTTTTGGAACTCAAGTAGCATTAGTTGCTAATATAGGAAATGGATTAATGTCTGTTATTGCAGCACTTGTTTATATGAAGTTCTTTTCAAATAAATTTGGGCGAAGATTTTTATTATTAGTAGGACTTACTGGAACGACTTTAACAATGCTTGCGATGACTATTCTTACAAATACTTTAGCAGGCTCACCTGTGCTTCCATATGCTGTACTTACTTTAACTATAGTTTTCTTGGCTTTCTTCCAAGGATGTCTTGGGCCAATAGTCTGGTTATTACTAGCCGAAATTTTTCCACTAAGAATAAGAGGACTAGGAATGGGTATTTCAGTATTCTTTCTATGGATTACTAACTTTTTCATTGGTCTTCTCTTCCCAACAATGTTAAGCAAACTTGGGTTATCTGGTTCATTTGCAGTGTTTGTAGTATTAGGTGTTATTGGATGGACATTTGTATATAATTGTGTGCCAGAAACACTTGGTAAATCTCTAGAAGATTTAGAAAAACATTTTAAAAGTTACAAATCAAAAACGCAAAAATCAGAAATAAACGTAAATTGA
- a CDS encoding PTS sugar transporter subunit IIA, producing MFKFIKKDKEEKSIILKSPIVGRCFDMSEMPDEMFSKKLLGDGVGFESTDGILYAPVDGEILQVFPTKHALILRTEEGIEILLHIGIDTLQMKGEGFEAFTEKGKQVKVGDKLLTFDNELIKAKVKSNLSVLIVTNNNLIESIDIKLGTVDKDNEILKIRLKK from the coding sequence ATGTTTAAGTTTATCAAAAAAGATAAAGAAGAAAAGAGTATAATTTTAAAATCTCCAATTGTGGGAAGGTGTTTTGATATGTCGGAAATGCCTGATGAAATGTTTTCAAAAAAATTATTAGGCGATGGAGTAGGATTTGAATCAACTGATGGAATATTATATGCACCAGTTGATGGTGAAATCCTTCAAGTATTCCCTACAAAACATGCTTTGATTTTAAGGACTGAAGAGGGAATAGAAATATTACTTCATATAGGAATTGATACATTACAGATGAAAGGTGAGGGCTTCGAAGCTTTTACTGAAAAGGGAAAACAAGTTAAAGTAGGAGATAAATTATTAACTTTTGATAATGAATTAATAAAAGCAAAAGTTAAATCTAATTTGAGTGTATTAATCGTTACGAATAATAATTTAATTGAATCTATTGATATTAAATTAGGTACTGTAGATAAAGATAATGAAATACTGAAAATAAGATTAAAGAAATAG